The genomic stretch GCGGCACCATGATCACGAATTCTTCGTTGTCGTTGATGCGAGCTGCCTTCAGCACCTTACCCGATGACGTGTCGCCCTTGACGGCCGGCTCGGTGTAGACAATTTCGCGGACAACCGTGGTCGGCAGTTCCACCGAGATGGCGTTCTCGTTGTAGAACGTCACTTCGACCTTCATGCCGTCTTGCAGGTAGTTCAGCGCGCTGCCCATGGCGGCGGGCTCAACGTTGTACTGTTCGTACGTGACCGGGTCCATGAACACGTACATCGAGCCGTCGAAGTAGGAGTACTCGGCTTCCTTCTTCTCCAGGATGACTTGGTCCATCTTGTCGTCGGCGTTGAACACCGACTCGCCGCCTGCGCCCGTCAGCAGGTTCTTGTACTTCATCTTGACGACGGCGCCCGAACGGCCCGAACGGCTGTACTCGGTCTTGAGCACGACCATTGCGTCGTTGCCGATCATGAACACGTTGCCAGCGCGGAGTTCTTGCGCGATTTTCAAAGCCATTTCACATTTCCTGAGAGTAAGAGGGTTCGATGCGCGCCAAGCAACGAAGCACCGCGCGATACCCTCCGGGCCGCGCGAACCAGGTCAGAGCCGGGGGTCGCATACAGATGAGCCCGCTATTTTACCTGTTTTTCGCAAAATGCCACCAAATTCGCGGCGAGATCGCCCAGTTGCATCAAGCTTTGCTCCCACGTGACCGCTCGTGCGCGCAGGCGAGGCACCGTAGCCGAAAACTGGTTCCAGTCGAGTGACGCCGGCGCACCATTCCAGGCGTGCCAGAAGGCAACCAGCGCGCTAGCGTCGGCCGCTTCCAGCGCCGGGGTATAGCGGGCCAGAAAGGCGTCCAGCTTCGTAAGGTGCACGTCGTCGCTTTGGGGGTAGATGTGCCAGACAAAGGGCTTTAGTGCCCATTGGGCGCGCACAAACGAGTCTTCCCCTCGTACGAAATTGATGTCGCACGCCCAGAGCAGCGCGTCGTAATGCTCCTGCGGCACAAACGGCACAACGGCCACGCTGACGTTGCCGCGCTTCCACCGGGCGCCTGTGCGGGCGCCACCGGCGTCGCCAAAGAGGCCGGCGATCTGCTGTGCCGCCAATCCTTCGGGGACCAGGCAGACCACCGGCTGGAACGATGCTTCCCATTGGGCGACGAGCGTCGGCAGCGCCGGGTTGGCGTAGGCGAACAGGCTCACGCGCAGGGCGTCGGGGTTATCGCGCATCAGATCGTCGACGCCGAGGCGGTGCCACAGAGCCTGATGGGCAGCCGGGCTTGCCTCGAACGTCTTGCGTTGTGCGCCAAGGTGCGCTTCCCGCAGTAAGCCGCCGGTATTGCGGGCAAAACCGGGAAAGAAGAAGTGCTTGATGAGCGGCAGCCGTACGTGTGGGGATTGCATCGCGTGGTGTTCTGCCACCCAATTTTCTGCGCTGAGGTATTCCAGATTGATCCACACGGGCGCCGATCCCTGGGATGCCCGCTCGGCCATGAGCGTCAGCATGGGCTCCGGGACGGCGCACGCGAAGGCGCCGATCACCACGTCGTGCAGCGTCGGGTGAGCGTCCGCTGCGAGTAGGTTGGCGACCTGCGCGTCGTCAGCCCAGTGGCGAATATCCACGCCCGAGACGCGCTGGGCATCGGCCTTTGCGTCGACAGCAGGGCAGATTTTCTCGAACGAGCGGAGATCGTCTACCCACAGGCGGACCGTGTGGCCGTGCTCCTGTGCAAGCTGGCGAGCCAGGCGCCAGCAGACGCCAATATCGCCGTAGTTGTCGACGACGCGGCAGAAGAGATCCCAGGATGTGATGGTGCGCATGCAGGACGGTGGGGCGGGCAGCAAAGAGGATGGGCCGACATTGTAGTCGGCAGCTTGTTCTACACTGACGGCCTCAGATTCAGCGAACGCCATGTCGTCCGACCCCAAGCAACCCCAGTCCCCTGAGACGCCCGAGAGCGTCGAGGCCAACGCGCCCGCAAACGTGCCTGAATTCGACGCGAAAGCGCATATCGCGCGCTTGCCGAACCTGCCGGGCGTGTATCGCTATTTTGATGTGCAGGGCAATGTGCTCTACGTGGGCAAGGCACGCGACCTCAAGAAGCGCGTGTCGAGCTACTTCAACAAGACGCTGCTCTCGCCGCGCATCGCGATGATGGTGGCGAAGATCGCGCGCATCGACACCACGGTCGTGCGCAGCGAAGCAGAAGCGCTGCTGCTCGAGAATAATCTCATCAAGGC from Ralstonia pickettii encodes the following:
- the efp gene encoding elongation factor P gives rise to the protein MKIAQELRAGNVFMIGNDAMVVLKTEYSRSGRSGAVVKMKYKNLLTGAGGESVFNADDKMDQVILEKKEAEYSYFDGSMYVFMDPVTYEQYNVEPAAMGSALNYLQDGMKVEVTFYNENAISVELPTTVVREIVYTEPAVKGDTSSGKVLKAARINDNEEFVIMVPLFCNIGEKIEIDTRTDEYRSRAK
- the earP gene encoding elongation factor P maturation arginine rhamnosyltransferase EarP, whose translation is MRTITSWDLFCRVVDNYGDIGVCWRLARQLAQEHGHTVRLWVDDLRSFEKICPAVDAKADAQRVSGVDIRHWADDAQVANLLAADAHPTLHDVVIGAFACAVPEPMLTLMAERASQGSAPVWINLEYLSAENWVAEHHAMQSPHVRLPLIKHFFFPGFARNTGGLLREAHLGAQRKTFEASPAAHQALWHRLGVDDLMRDNPDALRVSLFAYANPALPTLVAQWEASFQPVVCLVPEGLAAQQIAGLFGDAGGARTGARWKRGNVSVAVVPFVPQEHYDALLWACDINFVRGEDSFVRAQWALKPFVWHIYPQSDDVHLTKLDAFLARYTPALEAADASALVAFWHAWNGAPASLDWNQFSATVPRLRARAVTWEQSLMQLGDLAANLVAFCEKQVK